Proteins encoded within one genomic window of Paenarthrobacter sp. JL.01a:
- a CDS encoding D-alanyl-D-alanine carboxypeptidase family protein, whose protein sequence is MRTENTPLPSRRAFAGLLTAGAGLAALTACTPQNGTPSPAGATVPVQADATPSAAASSTAAAPTTEPTATAEPTVATPSPAPSSTLKTQYSLTDPTSPWVVVNKHRPLNPQNFVPADLVQPAIRLAVSGEAALLNSTTAAAAEKMFGAAASEGVIMTLASGYRSYTTQVSTYNGYVASSGQAGADHASARPGHSEHQTGWAFDIGDGGGACSFQPCFAEQPAAVWAKANAHKYGFVVRYPWMFHETTGYFYESWHLRYIGVDAAVDMATRGIATLEEYFGLEAAPDYL, encoded by the coding sequence TTGCGCACCGAAAACACTCCGCTGCCCAGCCGTCGGGCTTTTGCCGGGCTGCTCACGGCCGGAGCCGGGCTTGCTGCCCTGACCGCCTGCACTCCACAGAATGGCACGCCCTCCCCCGCCGGGGCTACGGTGCCGGTCCAGGCCGACGCCACGCCGTCAGCGGCCGCCTCCAGCACCGCTGCCGCACCCACCACCGAGCCGACAGCCACTGCGGAGCCCACGGTGGCTACCCCAAGTCCGGCTCCTTCGAGCACCCTCAAGACCCAGTACTCATTGACCGATCCCACCAGCCCCTGGGTCGTCGTCAACAAGCACAGGCCCCTGAACCCGCAGAACTTTGTGCCCGCAGATTTGGTGCAGCCGGCCATACGGCTCGCCGTCAGCGGGGAAGCCGCGTTGCTGAACAGCACGACGGCGGCTGCCGCGGAAAAGATGTTCGGCGCGGCGGCTTCGGAGGGCGTCATCATGACGCTGGCTTCGGGCTACCGTTCCTATACCACCCAGGTGTCCACGTACAACGGATATGTCGCCAGCTCCGGTCAGGCCGGGGCCGACCATGCTTCGGCACGCCCGGGCCATTCGGAGCACCAAACGGGTTGGGCTTTCGATATCGGCGACGGCGGTGGAGCCTGCAGCTTCCAGCCGTGCTTCGCCGAGCAACCGGCAGCGGTTTGGGCCAAGGCCAATGCGCACAAGTACGGATTCGTCGTGCGGTACCCGTGGATGTTCCACGAAACCACGGGCTACTTCTACGAGTCCTGGCACCTGCGGTACATCGGAGTCGATGCCGCGGTGGACATGGCCACACGCGGCATCGCGACTCTCGAAGAATACTTCGGGCTTGAGGCAGCGCCTGACTACCTCTAG
- the rplM gene encoding 50S ribosomal protein L13: MRTYTPKPGDINRQWHVIDATDVVLGRLASQTATLLRGKHKPTYASHMDMGDFVIIINAEKVALTGAKLEQKRAYRHSGYPGGLTSVNYAELLESNPVRAVEKAIKGMLPKNSLAAQQLGKLKVYAGSEHPHAAQQPKTFEITQVAQ, translated from the coding sequence GTGCGTACGTACACCCCGAAGCCCGGCGATATCAACCGCCAGTGGCACGTCATTGACGCCACCGACGTTGTCCTTGGTCGTCTTGCCAGCCAGACCGCAACACTGCTGCGCGGAAAGCACAAGCCGACCTATGCGTCCCACATGGACATGGGCGACTTCGTCATCATCATCAACGCTGAAAAGGTTGCCCTCACCGGCGCCAAGCTGGAGCAGAAGCGCGCATACCGCCACTCCGGTTACCCGGGCGGCCTGACCTCCGTCAACTACGCCGAGCTGCTGGAATCCAACCCGGTTCGCGCTGTTGAGAAGGCCATCAAGGGCATGCTCCCCAAGAACTCCCTGGCAGCTCAGCAGCTGGGCAAGCTCAAGGTCTACGCAGGCTCCGAGCACCCCCACGCTGCACAGCAGCCGAAGACTTTCGAAATCACCCAGGTCGCCCAGTAG
- the rpsI gene encoding 30S ribosomal protein S9 yields the protein MAQNEELTAEAVEAEENLTSYTSESSAAAEDAPKKERPALTVAGAAVGRRKEAVARVRVVPGSGKWIINGRELANYFPNKLHQQDVNEPFRVLDLEGAYDVIARIHGGGPSGQAGALRLGIARSLNEIDVENNRATLKKAGFLTRDARVIERKKAGLKKARKAQQYSKR from the coding sequence GTGGCTCAGAACGAAGAACTGACCGCCGAAGCCGTCGAGGCTGAGGAAAACCTCACCAGCTACACCTCTGAAAGCAGCGCCGCTGCTGAAGATGCTCCCAAGAAGGAGCGCCCGGCACTGACCGTCGCCGGTGCAGCTGTTGGCCGCCGCAAGGAAGCCGTTGCACGCGTTCGCGTTGTTCCGGGTTCCGGCAAGTGGATCATCAACGGCCGCGAGCTGGCCAACTACTTCCCGAACAAGCTGCACCAGCAGGATGTCAACGAACCGTTCCGCGTTCTTGACCTCGAAGGTGCTTACGACGTCATCGCCCGGATCCACGGTGGTGGCCCCTCCGGCCAGGCTGGTGCACTGCGCCTCGGCATCGCCCGTTCGCTGAACGAGATCGACGTCGAGAACAACCGCGCCACCCTCAAGAAGGCTGGCTTCCTGACTCGCGACGCCCGCGTCATCGAGCGTAAGAAGGCCGGTCTCAAGAAGGCACGCAAGGCCCAGCAGTACTCCAAGCGTTAA
- the glmM gene encoding phosphoglucosamine mutase — MSRLFGTDGVRGLANGLLTAELAMQLAQAAAVVLGHDRATDGKRPRAVVARDPRASGEFLAAAVEAGLSSSGIDVYDAGVLPTPAAAYLVADLDADFGVMLSASHNPAPDNGIKFFARGGQKLPDDVEDAIEAQLGKEPQRPVGADVGRIQRFSDAEDRYIVHLLGTLPKRLDGLKVVVDCAHGAASGCSPQVFKDAGADVVVIGAEPDGLNINEGVGSTHLGPLKEAVVKHGADLGVAHDGDADRCLAVDHEGNEVDGDQIMAILALALKKAGKLKDDILVATVMSNLGLKIALRDAGITIRETGVGDRYVLEEMRDGGYNLGGEQSGHVIFSDYATTGDGVLTGLQLAAQVALTGRSLQELAGVMTKLPQLMINVKGVDKARAATDEGVAAAVAAAELELGETGRVLLRPSGTEALVRVMVEAADMETAERICTELAAVVKERLGATSEMAV, encoded by the coding sequence ATGTCTAGATTATTTGGAACAGATGGCGTGCGCGGTCTCGCGAACGGATTACTCACCGCCGAACTGGCTATGCAGCTCGCGCAGGCGGCCGCCGTCGTACTCGGCCATGACCGCGCGACGGACGGAAAACGGCCCCGGGCGGTAGTCGCCAGGGACCCCAGGGCCAGCGGTGAATTCCTCGCCGCCGCCGTGGAGGCCGGGCTTTCCAGCTCCGGTATCGACGTCTACGACGCCGGTGTTCTCCCCACCCCGGCCGCGGCTTACCTGGTGGCAGACCTCGACGCCGACTTCGGCGTCATGCTGTCCGCCTCCCACAATCCTGCGCCGGACAACGGAATCAAGTTCTTCGCACGGGGCGGCCAGAAGCTGCCTGACGACGTCGAGGACGCCATTGAGGCACAGCTGGGCAAAGAGCCGCAGCGGCCCGTGGGCGCCGACGTCGGACGCATCCAGCGCTTCTCCGACGCCGAGGACCGCTACATCGTCCACCTGCTCGGCACGCTCCCGAAGCGCCTGGACGGTTTGAAAGTCGTGGTCGACTGCGCCCACGGCGCCGCGAGTGGTTGCTCGCCCCAGGTGTTCAAGGACGCCGGCGCGGACGTCGTGGTGATCGGTGCCGAGCCCGATGGCCTGAACATCAACGAAGGCGTGGGTTCAACGCACCTGGGTCCGCTGAAGGAAGCCGTCGTCAAGCATGGCGCCGACCTCGGCGTAGCGCACGACGGCGATGCTGACCGCTGCCTTGCGGTCGACCACGAAGGCAACGAAGTGGACGGCGACCAGATCATGGCGATCCTGGCCCTGGCCCTCAAGAAGGCCGGAAAGCTCAAGGACGACATCCTGGTTGCCACGGTCATGAGCAACCTTGGCCTCAAGATCGCCCTCCGCGATGCCGGCATCACCATCCGCGAAACCGGTGTGGGTGACCGCTACGTACTGGAGGAAATGCGCGACGGCGGTTACAACCTGGGCGGCGAACAGTCCGGCCACGTGATCTTCTCCGACTATGCAACCACAGGCGACGGCGTCCTGACCGGTCTGCAGCTTGCCGCGCAGGTGGCCCTCACAGGACGCTCCCTCCAGGAGCTTGCCGGCGTGATGACCAAGCTCCCGCAGCTCATGATCAACGTCAAGGGCGTCGACAAGGCCCGCGCCGCCACCGACGAAGGCGTGGCCGCGGCTGTGGCCGCAGCCGAGCTGGAACTCGGCGAAACCGGCCGCGTGCTGCTCCGTCCCTCGGGTACGGAGGCGCTGGTCCGCGTGATGGTGGAAGCGGCAGACATGGAAACCGCCGAACGCATTTGCACTGAGCTGGCAGCCGTGGTCAAGGAGCGCCTCGGCGCCACCAGCGAGATGGCCGTCTAG